Sequence from the Raphanus sativus cultivar WK10039 unplaced genomic scaffold, ASM80110v3 Scaffold3561, whole genome shotgun sequence genome:
TGAGAATACTTCCATGGCAAGCACAAATAGGTACGGAGAGAGCGGATCCCTGACGCAGGCCCTGCGTACTGTTGAAGTAACCACCAGTATGTCCATTGACAGAGATCGAGAAGGAAGCGGTGCTAATGCATTCATAGATCCAGTCAATGAATAGCTCAGGTATATTTATCCCTCGTAGAGCAGCAACAAAAAATCCCATCTCAGGGTGTCAAAAGCTTTTCTGAGGTCGACCTTAAGCATCCCACTTGGGTCCACATTAGCAGTGTTATATCCGTGGACTATCTCTGTGGCTAGGGAGAACGTTTTCGGACAGGAGACGGCCTGGAAGGAAAGCAGATTGAGAGTGTCCAATTGCTGCGTTGAGAATCCCTTTTAAGCGCTCAGCTAGCAACTTTGAGATGACTTTATAGGAGGTGTTTAGACAGGAGATAGGCCTGAAATCAGAAGTCTTTGAGGTGTTCGTGATCTTAGGGATGAGCACAAGATTTTGCAGATTCATCTGCTTCAGGAGCTTTCCTGAGTTGAAGAACTCAGCAACTGCAGCAGACTTCTCCTCCTACAACTGACCAAACagcttttaaaaaattctgGCGAGTATCCATCCGGTCCACTAGCCTTGTTGTGAGGAAGGGAGAAGAAAGCAGCCCGAATATCTTCACTTGTGAAGGGAGCTAGCAAGCCTGTCAGCTGAGTTGCAGAGCAAGAAAACTCCAAGAGAGATGATATATCGTCCTGAATAAAGAGAGGAGGCTCAACCGGCTTTCCAAGGAGATTGGTGAAGTAGTTGACACATAGATTCTGAATATCTTCTTGAGATTCATATCTGGTTCCCACCTCGTCAACTAGGTAGTGAATATGATTGGAGGACTGCCTAGCGCTTGCCATTCGATGGAAGTATGGAGTGTTCCTGTCCCCAACTGTTGCCCAAGTAACTCTCGATCTCTGATAAAGAAGGATTCCTCAGCAGATGATAGAACTCTCCATTTTTTCCTGGATGGCTAGTTCGATTTCAGCATTAGCAGGAGAGGATCATTAAGAGTGTTGATTTGAGCTGAAGCAAGAGCCTCAGAAACCTCGATAACTCGCTTCTCAATATCTGAGAAATTATCCTTACTGAACTCCCTTATCACCTTCTTTAGAGATTTTAATTTTCTGGCCAGCGAAACATAGCAGAGCCTCTGATACTGAAAGAAAAACAATGGTGCGCTACCAGCGGCAAGAAATTTTCATTCAGGAGCAGAAAGTTGAAGAAGCGAAAGGGCTTTTTTTTGCCTAGGAGCACCAGTTTGCAAGGAGATTGACATGGAAGCATGATCAGAGAAGGCGGTTCCCCAAAGACTGCCAGGGATAGAGGAAACGATTGCAGCCATTCTTCATTACTAAAAACTCTAGTAGTTTTTTTTGCTATCGGTTCATTGCGCCTTTTGTTCCACCAAGTGTGAGAGGAGCCTCTGAAAGAGAGATCTGCAAGCCCGCTTGGGAGAGAGAGTCTGCAAACAAACGAGTAGGCAGGTCCTATTTTTGGGTTGGTGGCCACTGAGTTCTCAGAAGGGCGGAGAACTTGATTGAAGTCACCGAGAACAGCCCAAGGTTTGCCGCAAATCCGCTGGTCTGCTGCAACAGTTAGAAGATCATTCCATAGAGTTCTCCTAATCGACTCCTCAGTAGAAGCATACACAAAAGAGATAATCATAGAAGTAGCAGAATCAGGGAGTTTTACTTCACAGCAGATCATTTGAAGAGACTTGTAGAAGACATTCATCTGAACACTAGGATGCCAAGTAATCCAGATTTTTCCTAAattcgagaatgcatagttgtTATCATATAACCAACCCGGTAAAACTGCATTCAAAAACTTTTGTTGCTTTCCTTGCTGTACATGGGTCTCAATGAGACTCCCAAAAAGGCAATTCCTACTCCGAGTCCATTTTTTGAAACCATTCCGATGCGATAAATTGTTGAATCCCCGCACATTCCAGCAAAAATTATTTCTGTACacataaaaaaattttttaGTTGTTTGGAGCCTTTGCCCCGACCACCTCTGGATCTTCTCTTCGTTCGAACAGGGATGTATTGTCCTTCCTCTTCTTCGGAGTCAGAGGAGAACACATCAGATGAATCCGATTCCACTTCCGAGACAGATAACTCTCCTTGCATAGTAGGAGCTTCTTGCGCTGTTGAAGTGGATGGAAGGGATGACTTAATTTCCAGGATCATCTGTGGCGAAATTCTCTTCTGGTGAGCCTCGATCCTCTGGAGTTTTACCTTCCTGCTCTGCTGTGAGAGAGGGAGCAGGCATGCATGAATAGGGCAGGGACCTTCTTCTTATGTTTCAGGTTCTGTTTTTGATCACGCTTCTTCTCTCCTTTCTTATGGACATGGCCCTTTGATCGGGGGCAGGACTCCGAGGAATGTGTAGTTGACTTACAGCCCTTGCAGGTGATCGGAGCAGAGGGGCAGCGTTTAACTGTGTGGCCAACCTCTTTGCAGTGAGTACAGACCGGTGGCATCCAAGGGCTAGACACTGTCACACGAGCTATATCACCAGAGTCGAACTGCACGTTTACCGCTTCCGGGAGCGGTTTTCTTGGGTCAATAATAGTGAAAACCTTTGCCACGTCCAGTATGGTTTTGTTTGCAGTGGCGGGATGGAGGTACTTGGGGTGTCCAACCAAGCCAGCTATCCGTTCAAGGCCATCTTCGTTTGAAAAACTGCAAAGGAACATTGCGGAGTTCAAGCCAGATCGGAGCCGAAGTGAGCGCTGGCTTTTCTGGTAGGAAGCCTGGTTCCCAATGGGCGACGAACATGGTTTTGGCCTTCAAACTGCCAGAGCCCCTGAGAGATAACATGCTTGCGAGTTTCAGCGTTTGGGATACGAAACAAGAAGGCATGTCCTTCGAGTTTTGGAGACCGTAATGTCTCTAAACCGTTTGCTCCATATGCCATTTGCAATGGAGTGGATGAGACCTTGCGCTGGCGGGTCAGAATAAAACTGGCCAATAACAAAGCACTCCCATGATTTCTTATTCTTCTCGATGACGGAATTTGGAATTTTGACACACAGTTCCCCTGAGGGAAGCGTAAATGGTTCTCCTTTCTTTTTCCAAATTCTTTGTTCTGCCTCTTCCTTTGAACAGCCCTACCCACTCATCACCCGGTTTAACCGTAGGAGGAGCAGGGGGGTCGTGTAAAGCTAGCTTTCGTTGCTTTACTTGGGGGGTCGACATCTTGTAGCTGCCAGAGCAGGCTCTGGGTTCCCCACCGTTGCAAGGAGCGCAGATTTAGTTGACGGGGACCTCAGCAGAGACCCCATCGATTTGTTCCTCGGAGCACGTAAACAGTAGCTCCTTGGATTTGTGCTTCTGGGCTCTCCACGGTTTGTGAGGGCGCAGACTGTACTTCAGGTGTATCTGGAGTGACCTCTACAACTGGTATTATGGGGCTAGACGGAATCACGACGGGGCCCTTGGGGGATGCGTCGGTTGCGTCTGTTTCGCTGAGCACTGTAGCATCAACTTTGGCTGTAGATCTAGGATGGGGCTTGTGTCCGAGCCAGTTCCTCAGCGGCTACAAGGTCACAATTGTCCGGGTGTAGAGCGAGCAGAAGTCTGGGAGGAGTTCTGTTGGTTAACGCCGGAGGATTTGGAGGAATGAGGAGGGTGAAGACGAGTGAGATCTCCTTGACGAAGATGGCTTcggcttcttctttttttgtcatgaTGAAACAGAGAGAGGACGGCGGAATAGGAGCACAATTCCGCG
This genomic interval carries:
- the LOC130506685 gene encoding uncharacterized protein LOC130506685; this translates as MAYGANGLETLRSPKLEGHAFLFRIPNAETRKHVISQGLWHFSNEDGLERIAGLVGHPKYLHPATANKTILDVAKVFTIIDPRKPLPEAVNVQFDSGDIARVTVSSPWMPPVCTHCKEVGHTVKRCPSAPITCKGCKSTTHSSESCPRSKGHVHKKGEKKRDQKQNLKHKKKQSRKVKLQRIEAHQKRISPQMILEIKSSLPSTSTAQEAPTMQGELSVSEVESDSSDVFSSDSEEEEGQYIPVRTKRRSRGKIWITWHPSVQMNVFYKSLQMICCEVKLPDSATSMIISFVYASTEESIRRTLWNDLLTVAADQRICGKPWAVLGDFNQVLRPSENSVATNPKIGPAYSFVCRLSLPSGLADLSFRGSSHTWWNKRRNEPIAKKTTRVFSNEEWLQSFPLSLAVFGEPPSLIMLPCQSPCKLYQRLCYVSLARKLKSLKKVIREFSKDNFSDIEKRVIERSRVTWATVGDRNTPYFHRMASARQSSNHIHYLVDEVGTRYESQEDIQNLCVNYFTNLLGKPVEPPLFIQDDISSLLEFSCSATQLTGLLAPFTSEDIRAAFFSLPHNKEEKSAAVAEFFNSGKLLKQMNLQNLVLIPKITNTSKTSDFRPISCLNTSYKVISKLLAERLKGILNAAIGHSQSAFLPGRLLSENVLPSHRDSPRI